A single region of the Thermoanaerobacterium aotearoense genome encodes:
- a CDS encoding nicotinate phosphoribosyltransferase, producing the protein MKIIKHLEDLREVKVSNDREFFSATHDEIKNGATTDVYFLRTQDILKHLGIDGKIVTAEIFARRSGVFAGLPEVKNVLKDKNIEVWSIDEGETFEPKETVMRIIGPYNEFGTYETVILGMLASSCGWATAARELKEVIPDKPLLCFGARHVHPAVAPVMERAALIGGADDASCILGAKLLGREPKGTVPHAAFLIAGDTLTIAKAYSEITPKDEKITILVDTFKDEIEESLRVAEFLGDRLYGIRLDTPSERGGVTASLVYELRQRLNQKGFNNVKIIVSGGLTPERIKELALSGADAFGVGSYISDASPIDMTMDIKEVEGEPIAKRGRIPGRIENAKLKRII; encoded by the coding sequence ATGAAAATCATCAAACATCTTGAAGACTTAAGGGAAGTTAAGGTAAGCAATGATAGAGAGTTTTTTTCTGCTACACATGATGAGATAAAAAATGGTGCGACTACTGATGTTTATTTTTTAAGGACACAAGATATTTTAAAGCATTTGGGGATTGATGGGAAAATTGTAACAGCGGAGATATTTGCAAGAAGAAGTGGTGTTTTTGCAGGACTGCCTGAAGTAAAAAATGTTTTGAAAGATAAAAACATTGAAGTATGGTCTATAGATGAAGGTGAGACATTTGAACCAAAGGAGACTGTTATGAGAATCATTGGGCCTTACAACGAGTTTGGTACGTATGAAACTGTGATATTAGGCATGTTGGCCAGCTCATGTGGATGGGCCACTGCCGCAAGGGAGCTTAAAGAAGTTATTCCAGATAAGCCTTTACTTTGTTTTGGCGCAAGACATGTGCATCCTGCAGTGGCTCCTGTCATGGAAAGGGCAGCCCTTATAGGTGGTGCCGATGATGCCAGTTGCATATTAGGCGCTAAGCTTTTAGGACGCGAGCCAAAGGGCACAGTTCCACATGCGGCTTTTCTGATAGCTGGTGACACTCTCACTATAGCAAAGGCTTACAGTGAAATAACGCCTAAAGATGAAAAGATAACTATTTTAGTAGATACATTTAAAGATGAAATTGAAGAATCATTGAGAGTTGCTGAATTCTTAGGAGATAGGTTGTACGGCATAAGATTGGATACGCCATCGGAGAGAGGAGGCGTAACGGCAAGCCTTGTGTATGAACTTAGGCAGAGGCTCAACCAGAAAGGGTTTAATAATGTCAAGATCATTGTGTCTGGTGGGCTTACACCTGAAAGAATAAAAGAGCTTGCATTAAGTGGTGCAGACGCATTTGGAGTTGGCAGTTATATATCAGATGCATCTCCTATAGATATGACGATGGACATTAAAGAAGTAGAAGGAGAGCCTATTGCAAAGAGAGGTCGAATTCCGGGAAGGATAGAGAATGCAAAACTAAAAAGAATAATATAA